The proteins below are encoded in one region of Gadus macrocephalus chromosome 14, ASM3116895v1:
- the wdr59 gene encoding GATOR complex protein WDR59 isoform X4, with protein sequence MTPISTSGTLGRMINVVTLAPCYDSYIIIWDTRDPRKPLVALSAVAGASQVKWNRKNQNVLASSHDGDVRIWDRRKPNTAVEYVAAHLSKIHGLDWHPDNEYILATSSQDNSVRFWDYRQPRKCLNILSCQVPVWKARYTPFSHGLVTVMVPQLRRENSLLLWSTLDLNSPVHAFVGHDDVVLEFQWRPQKEGSKDCQLVTWSRDQTLRIWRVDPQLQKLCANDTVEELLEGVALSMEPERTQSSQDLEPQQSTAPLAEDLHDPEQAALGSSGAPQTLQQEFSLVNLQIRNVNVEMDALNRSCVVSAHLGSHQVRLVVKFPAHYPNNAVPTFQFVSPTSIPSAMRTKIQKILTDTSLQKVKRNQNCLEPCVRQLMSCLESDMTQEDGPPASPYVLSNPVTPALPAFPRVTNTYGSYQDANIPFPRTSGARFCGTGCLVYFTRPNTMHRSVPASEPTPRSLSALSAYHSGVLTPMKMRTESQSTLRLYSGSPTRSDKDTVSISSFYYKERKPPMSALRRWSVQTIHDYPKSRRFKTKREGSDSSNRPIKLAGKVIIQEISCLLPVHRALGESYILNVSDIQDTCQKNAAAALVVGRRDVAKVWALASAATSQDLGPDPDPDIDTPWARHPFGRHLLETLLDHYSQMSDVQTLAMLCSVFRAQGPPDAPCGQQLPRSALLPHHSRYPSFTSSSLTSGSCSSTSDSVPVAPWNTATGRDSEHGGPWGESSPDDYRYGNQAYSDPREREREQHDMNKRLLDPTHVLQFDDFKKCYGEILHRWGLKEKRADVLKFTSCPPEPHKGIEFGVFCCHCRSQARGTQCEVCRRLTFQCAVCHVAVRGASNFCLSCGHGGHTSHMMDWFSRHDQCPAGCGCHCLQQSTY encoded by the exons ATGACTCCTATATCAACATCTGGGACACTAGGTAGGATGATCAATGTGGTTACATTAGCACCTTGTTATGACTCCTATATCATCATCTGGGACACTAG AGACCCCCGGAAGCCCTTGGTGGCACTCTCTGCAGTCG CCGGAGCTTCTCAAGTCAAATGGAACAGAAAGAACCAGAACGTCCTGGCCTCCAGTCATGACGGAGATGTCCGCATATGGGACAGAAGG AAACCCAACACAGCGGTGGAGTATGTAGCCGCCCATCTGTCCAAGATCCACGGGCTGGACTGGCACCCGGACAACGAGTACATCCTGGCCACGTCTAGTCAGGACAACTCTGTCAGG TTCTGGGATTACAGACAGCCGAGAAAGTGCCTCAACATCTTATCGTGCCAGGTGCCGGTGTGGAAGGCACGATACACA CCCTTCTCCCACGGCCTGGTGACGGTCATGGTTCCCCAGCTGCGCCGGGAGAACAGCCTGCTGCTGTGGAGCACGCTGGACCTCAACAGCCCCGTCCACGCCTTTGTGGGCCATGACGACGTGGTCCTGGAGTTCCAGTGGCGCCCGCAGAAAGAAG GCTCCAAGGACTGCCAGCTGGTCACCTGGTCCAGAGACCAGACCCTGAGGATATGGCGCGTGGATCCACAGCTGCAGAAG CTGTGTGCCAACGAcacggtggaggagctgctggagggtGTGGCCCTCAGCATGGAGCCGGAGAGGACCCAGTCCTCCCAGGACCTGGAGCCCCAGCAGAGCACAGCCCCCTTGGCTGAAGACCTGCATG ACCCGGAGCAGGCGGCCCTGGGCTCCAGCGGGGCGCCCCAGACCCTGCAGCAGGAGTTCTCCTTGGTCAACCTGCAGATCAGGAACGTCAACGTGGAG ATGGATGCTCTAAACCGGAGCTGCGTGGTCTCCGCCCACCTGGGCAGCCACCAGGTGCGGCTGGTGGTGAAGTTTCCCGCCCATTACCCCAACAACGCCGTGCCTACCTTCCAGTTCGTCTCCCCCACCAGCATCCCCTCTGCCATGAGGACCAAGATCCAGAAG ATTCTAACGGACACGTCACTGCAGAAGGTAAAGAGGAACCAGAACTGTCTGGAGCCGTGTGTGCGACAGCTGATGTCCTGCCTAGAGTCGGACATG ACCCAGGAGGACGGTCCGCCCGCCAGCCCCTACGTCCTGTCGAACCCGGTGACCCCCGCCTTGCCCGCCTTTCCCAGGGTCACCAACACCTACGGATCCTAccag GACGCCAACATCCCCTTCCCCCGCACCTCTGGAGCGCGCTTCTGCGGCACTGGCTGCTTGGTCTACTTCACGCGACCAAACACCATGCACCGCTCGGTCCCGGCCTCCGAACCCACGCCGAG GTCCCTGTCGGCGCTGTCTGCGTACCACAGCGGGGTGCTGACCCCCATGAAGATGCGCACCGAGTCTCAGAGCACCCTGAGGTTGTACAGCGGGAGCCCCACACGCTCCGACAAGGACACCgtgtccatctcctccttctaTTACAAGGAgcgg AAGCCCCCAATGTCTGCCCTCCGCCGTTGGTCTGTCCAAACTATCCATGACTACCCG AAATCCCGGAGGTTCAAGACCAAGCGCGAGGGGAGCGACTCCAGCAACCGACCCATCAAGCTGGCGGGGAAGGTCATCATCCAGGAGATCTCCTGCCTGCTGCCGGTCCACCGAGCACTGGGAGAGAGCTACAT TCTGAACGTGAGTGACATCCAGGACACGTGTCAGAAGAACGCTGCCGCCGCGCTGGTGGTGGGCCGACGGGACGTGGCCAAG GTGTGGGCCCTGGCGTCCGCAGCCACCAGCCAGGACCTGGGACCGGACCCGGACCCGGACATCGACACCCCCTGGGCCAGGCACCCCTTTGGACGACACCTGCTGGAGACTCT GCTGGACCACTACAGCCAGATGAGTGACGTCCAGACCCTGGCCATGCTGTGCAGCGTGTTCAGAGCCCAGGGACCTCCGGACGCCCCCTGCGGTCAGCAGCTGCCTcgctccgccctcctcccccaccactcGCGCTAC CCCAGCTTCACATCCAGCTCCCTGACCTCCGGCTCCTGCTCCAGTACGTCCGACTCCGTCCCCGTCGCCCCTTGGAACACCG CAACGGGCCGGGACTCTGAGCATGGGGGTCCTTGGGGCGAGTCGTCACCTGATGACTATCGCTACGGCAACCAGGCCTACTCGGACCCGCGAGAACGAGAACGGGAGCAGCACGACATGAACAAGAG GCTCCTGGACCCCACCCATGTGCTGCAGTTTGATGACTTTAAGAAGTGCTACGGGGAGATCCTGCACCGCTGGGGGCTGAAGGAGAAGAGAGCCGACGTGCTCAAGTTCACCTCCTGCCCTCCTGAACCACACAAGGGGATCG AGTTCGGGGTGTTCTGCTGCCACTGCCGCTCTCAGGCACGCGGGACGCAGTGCGAGGTGTGCCGGCGGCTGACCTTCCAGTGCGCCGTCTGCCACGTGGCCGTGCGCGGAGCCTCCAACTTCTGCCTGAGCTGCGGCCACGGCGGCCACACCAGCCACATGATGGACTGGTTCAGCCGTCACGACCAGTGCCCTGCGGGCTGCGGCTGCCACTGCCTCCAGCAGAGCacctactaa